Within the uncultured Draconibacterium sp. genome, the region CACTTATCGAACTGATGAACTACATTGCTACCCGCAAAAAATAACCATTGTGTTTTCTGATATTTAAAACCCGGCTATCGTCGAAAATTAAATACTGCCCTTTTATGCCGGCCAGTGTTCCCGTAACTTCAGGGAGTTTATCAAAACCAATACTTTTAATTTTCACAGGAAACTGCTCAACCGGATAATTTATTTCGGTAACCTCATTTTCCGTATCCATGTATTTCTGCAATTCCAACGGTAGCATATTGGCAATACGTTCTTTTTCGTCTGCCAGATCAAAATCTTTTAAGACTTCGTTTTTCAGCATCGACCGCCAGTTGGTTTTATCGGTAAAATGATCTTTTAGAAACACCTCAATAACTCCGGCAATATGGCGGTTTGGAGTTTTTGCAATTTTAATGGCATAACTAGCTCCCTGATCGATCCAACGCGTAGGAATTTGATGCTCGCGGGTAACACCAACTTTTAATGCACTCGACACGGCCAGGTACACAAAATGGTCGATCAGATCATGTTTTTCGGCCCACTCAATATCGCGTGCAATTCCAAAATGTGCTTTCGACAACTCGGGACGAATAATCGATTCGCTTGCCTCGGGAGCGGTTTGAAGACAGTTGTAACAAAATCCCTGGCTAAACGATGTTTTCGTTTTCTTTCCACACGACACACAATTAATCTGCCCGTCAAATTTCATCGAGATTTCTTTCCCGATCAGCGCATTCATATCAATTTTTTCGTCGCCAATGGGTAGTGTATATTTTACCGGCGCATTAAGCTCGGTAATCATTTTTCGTATGTTGCCTTCGTATTGCATGATTTGTATTTTTCTGACGTGAAAATAAGACAAAATGTGTATCATACAGTTTTTGTATTATTTTTTAATTTGAATTATTCATCACAGAATTGCGAAAAGTCTAATGCGACGTAAGTTTCGTTCCCTTTTTCGATACTCAAAAATGGACTCAACTAAGTCGGGATTAACCCGGACAAACATGACAATTGCTATAATCAAATGAATTATCCGGGTTAATTTGAATGTCCGCAATTAGTCACAACCGACAAGTCTCCCCGTCTGTAAGCTGACAGATCCAGAATGTTTCCCGCAAACAACTAACTTTCAGACGCAAAAGATGCTGAAACAAGTTCTGCATGACGAGCCATAAATAACTATGTAATTGATTGAGTATTAATTCTTTTAATCATCGAAACCCGGTCGTTTAAATTCCATTACGCCGGGAAATGTTTTTAGCATTTGCTTTCTTATTTGCGACAGATCTAGTAAAAACTGTAGAATCTCATCTTCCATTTCTTTAAAACCGGAGTAAAACACCGAAAGAGCATCCATTGATCGTTTAATTCCGATTATAGCAATTTTTGCCGATCCAAGGTTATCGGCGTATAAACCGTATTCGTCGTTGGGATCGTTTTGCCGCTGCTCCAGTTCCAAATGAGCACGGTGAACTTTGGCCCCTATAAAAGCACTGTACCACTGAATTACCTCAGCTGCATCGCGGTATTTTATCATCGAAGCATCGTCGTCAATCATTACCAGATTTTCAGCTTTGGTCTCGAAAAACTCCTTGTTCTCATTCATCCATTTATGAATGTTGATTCCGTAGTTCCGCGCTTGTACTTCCAGTGGTGTTTCTTTGTGTTCAGGCAATTCAATATCTTCAACATCGCTCAGATCGATCCCCTCTTTGTCGGCATCCTCTTCAATCATTTCCATGGTCACTTCCCAGGCCAGGCGAATCTGGTCCCAAAAGTTTTTGTTCTCTTCATCGGGATTTAGAGAATCTTCTTCAACTTTGTTTTCCTGTTCGTGTAAGTAGGTCAAACATTTCTGCGTCATTGTACAACGTTCGCACCAACGATCGCAATAGTTGTAAATCCCCGGAACGAGATCTTTTCTGTTCGCCAGATCGAGTAGGGTTCGTTTAAAGTGTTCTTTCTTCGATTTCATAGGTGCCACACAAGTAGTATTAGCAGAGTAACAAGACAAATCGATAAAAAGTTGAACCGATTTTTGCCGCTGCTAAAGTTTAGTATCGTTTACCACGCCCAAAACGCCCAGATAAAGCAGTTTTGCGGCGTCTTCCATAATTTCTGGAGTTAACACATTTGTTTTATCGGCAGGCATGTGATAGTGCACCGGATACACCGAGTTGCGGGTCCAAAGTCCAAATGTTTTTATACCTACATTCTCGAAATTCGAAGCATCAGAACGCGGCCGTCCGTAATTTTTGGTAACTGCTGAAGCTCCCATTTCGCGGTGGATGTAGTCATTATTGGCATCCTCGAAATGACTGAACAATGCCGAGTGCGTTTTCCCTCCCGACACAAAAAAGCCGGTTCCGTTTCCAACCATATCCAGGTTGATCATCATTTTGGTTTTCTCCACCGGGAACAGCGGATTTTCGCAGTAATATTTCGAACCATACAAACCACACTCCTCGCCACCGAGAAGTATAAAAAGTACCGAACGTTTAGGTTTAACTTCTGATGTTGCCAAAGCTTTTGCGGCACCCAGAATATCGCTGACTCCCGATGCATTATCGAGTGCACTGGAGAAAACAACATCACCCATTTTCCCCTGCCCGTCCAGATGGCCACCAATAATTACTACTTCATCTTTCAGTTCCGGATCGGAACCTTCGATCATTCCAACCACATTGCAAGCCTGCGCATCGGGGAAATATTTTGTTTCGGCGCGGATAAACACTTTTTGTTCTGCCGGTAATGCAAACGATGGTGTTTTCATATTTTTTAACTGCTCCCGAATCTGCTTGTAATCTTTTCCGGCGTCGGCCATAATTTGCGTCACTACTTTTGTATCGACGTGCGCATATACAAAACCTTCGAGATTTACAGTATTCGGATTGGCCAGTTTGCTGGCATAAATCATTCCGGCAGCACCGTGTTTTACCGCATTCCTGAATTTATACCGATGATAAGCGTAAGGTGTCCATTTTGCCAGTGTTTCATCGTTTTTGGTGTAGGGAGTTCCACTTTCGAGAATAATTATTTTCCCTTTAACATCTACGTTTTTGTAATCGTCGTAACCTAGTTCCGGGGCAGTAATCCCATGGCCAACATAAACCAGTTCGGCCTGAACGGTGCCACTTGCCGAGTTGGAACCCGGTAAATAATCTTCCGGGAAATCGAGGTATGTTTTTTCATCGCCGTTAAAATAAACTACCGATCCCAGCGAGTTTACTTCAGAATATTCATTCGGAAAATACTGAAAATAACTACCGTTGTTTGCCGGCTGAACACCCCACTCTTCGAACTTTGAAGCACACCATTTGGCCACTTCCAAATATTCCGGAGTGCCCGACAAACGTCCCTCGTATTTATCAGAACTTAGTTCGGCTGCAAACTCCATTAACTCGTTGCTCGAAATAGAGTGAAAAGTTTTTAAACGCAAATCATTATCACTCTGCTGTGCAAATCCATTTACTGTAAATGCTGCCCATAACAGCATGCAAAAAATTGTTACTCTCATCATCAAATTTTTGGGATCGTTAAAAGTATAATTTTTTACACTGATCGACAGCTAAAAGCTAAAAAGATGAGCAAAAAATTGGAAAATTGGCGCAATACAACCTTCTGAAGTTATCTATCGTAAAAAATAAACAGTTTAACTTTAAACAACTGCATCATGAAAATTCTAAGAGGAACTATTTTTGGCGGTATTGCCTTTTTCTTTCTGGGCTGGCTGTTTTGGGGAATTCTGCTCATGGATTTTTCGGCGAACAACTATAATCCCGATTTTTACCTGAAGGACAACGAAATGATTTGGTGGGCACTTATTCTTTCCAACCTTACTTATGCCCTGCTTCAAACCCTGTTTTTAAAGTGGGGAAAAGCAAAAAAGTGGATCGACGGTTTAAAAATCGGCATTCTATTCGGTGGTTTGTATGCATTATCTACCGATCTGAGTATTTATTCCATGACCAACATATTACTGAATGTTTGGGCCATAATCGTTGATACACTGGCCTATGTGGTGATAACGGGACTAATGGGAATTGTAATTGTTTTAACCTGGGGAAAGTCGAAATAATTGAACGATTGAATTTTATTTATTCCTCATCATAAACCATTTCCACGTCGTCAATAATTAATACACTGCCGACAGCACCCGCAAAATTTGCCCCGTCGTAACTCGATGAAGTCACAAGTGAGATGTGTGTAGGCAACATGTAAGTTGCTGAATCACCCGACACAAAATTCCCGTCCTCCGGTTTCATGTAATCGGGGTACGAGTCGTCGAGCGGACCGTAAATTACAGGCATATCAGTTGTTATGAGTTCGGATTGCACTTCGCTACTTCTAAACCAAGCCGTTCCCAAACGCTGTATTTCTCCGCCTAAACGCACTTCCAGAAAGGCATAAATATCGCAGCTGTCGTCGTAATCAAGCACATTTCCATATCGGTCTTTATTCACTGCTCCCGGAACATATGAATAAGTAAAACGGATTTTAACGGGCCGCCCGGTAAATGGCGTTCCAAATATTACTGCAGCTTCGGGGTCGGTCG harbors:
- a CDS encoding DUF2797 domain-containing protein, with protein sequence MQYEGNIRKMITELNAPVKYTLPIGDEKIDMNALIGKEISMKFDGQINCVSCGKKTKTSFSQGFCYNCLQTAPEASESIIRPELSKAHFGIARDIEWAEKHDLIDHFVYLAVSSALKVGVTREHQIPTRWIDQGASYAIKIAKTPNRHIAGVIEVFLKDHFTDKTNWRSMLKNEVLKDFDLADEKERIANMLPLELQKYMDTENEVTEINYPVEQFPVKIKSIGFDKLPEVTGTLAGIKGQYLIFDDSRVLNIRKHNGYFLRVAM
- a CDS encoding M28 family peptidase, which encodes MMRVTIFCMLLWAAFTVNGFAQQSDNDLRLKTFHSISSNELMEFAAELSSDKYEGRLSGTPEYLEVAKWCASKFEEWGVQPANNGSYFQYFPNEYSEVNSLGSVVYFNGDEKTYLDFPEDYLPGSNSASGTVQAELVYVGHGITAPELGYDDYKNVDVKGKIIILESGTPYTKNDETLAKWTPYAYHRYKFRNAVKHGAAGMIYASKLANPNTVNLEGFVYAHVDTKVVTQIMADAGKDYKQIREQLKNMKTPSFALPAEQKVFIRAETKYFPDAQACNVVGMIEGSDPELKDEVVIIGGHLDGQGKMGDVVFSSALDNASGVSDILGAAKALATSEVKPKRSVLFILLGGEECGLYGSKYYCENPLFPVEKTKMMINLDMVGNGTGFFVSGGKTHSALFSHFEDANNDYIHREMGASAVTKNYGRPRSDASNFENVGIKTFGLWTRNSVYPVHYHMPADKTNVLTPEIMEDAAKLLYLGVLGVVNDTKL